The following proteins are co-located in the Euzebyales bacterium genome:
- a CDS encoding universal stress protein, which yields MDRIVVGVDGSQAADRALRWAVAEAARHGALVDLVHAYVLHPYAGMFGEADRELARGRLDEVVERNRTVLDAVKWSATLTAASGAAAAALVDAAADADLAVVGSRGRGGFPRLTLGSTSYRVAAHAQVPVAVVPAASRGDDGRRPVLVGIDDAPASRRALRWAVEEAARRGTGLTAVHAYTLPADPAPQAALNQRLYDDVRVRAHAHARALVDRVVDDTQNPAGVHIRREVAVGPAAGVLLDRAVDHLLVVGTRGQGTFSRAVFGSVSQQVLHHTDDPVVVVP from the coding sequence GTCGGCGTCGACGGGTCACAGGCCGCGGACAGGGCACTGCGCTGGGCGGTCGCCGAGGCGGCCCGGCACGGTGCCCTCGTGGATCTCGTGCACGCGTACGTCCTCCATCCCTATGCGGGCATGTTCGGTGAAGCCGATCGCGAGCTCGCGCGGGGCCGGCTCGACGAGGTCGTCGAGCGCAATCGCACCGTGCTCGACGCGGTCAAATGGTCGGCCACGTTGACGGCGGCGAGCGGGGCCGCTGCGGCCGCTCTGGTCGATGCGGCCGCCGACGCCGATCTGGCCGTTGTCGGCTCCCGTGGGCGCGGCGGGTTCCCGCGCCTCACGCTCGGGTCGACGAGCTACCGGGTCGCCGCGCACGCGCAGGTGCCGGTCGCCGTGGTACCCGCGGCGTCACGCGGCGACGACGGGCGGCGTCCGGTGCTCGTGGGGATCGACGACGCACCCGCCTCGCGCCGCGCGCTGCGGTGGGCGGTCGAGGAGGCGGCACGACGCGGGACCGGTCTGACCGCCGTGCACGCGTACACGCTCCCGGCCGATCCCGCTCCGCAGGCGGCACTGAACCAGCGCCTGTACGACGACGTCCGCGTGCGCGCGCACGCGCACGCCCGGGCGCTCGTGGATCGCGTCGTGGACGACACGCAGAACCCGGCCGGCGTGCACATCCGGCGGGAGGTCGCCGTCGGTCCCGCGGCCGGCGTGCTGCTCGACCGCGCCGTGGACCATCTGCTTGTCGTCGGCACGCGGGGACAGGGCACGTTCAGCCGTGCGGTGTTCGGTTCGGTCAGCCAGCAGGTGCTGCACCACACGGACGATCCCGTGGTCGTCGTGCCCTGA